In Raphanus sativus cultivar WK10039 chromosome 5, ASM80110v3, whole genome shotgun sequence, the following proteins share a genomic window:
- the LOC108859531 gene encoding BURP domain-containing protein BNM2A-like, translating to MASLRFFVTFPTVLFLFSLLVVEAHTSRKMISNKEQEGQDITHLLKDGEFEDPSMYMFFNFNDLRLGAKLLVYFDKNELRTLPPLLTRQEADLIPFTKSKLDFLLNHFSVSKESPQGKAMKETLVRCNYKAIEGEYKFCGTSLESMLDLAKKTIASNADIKVMTTKVIAQNTISYALHNYTFAETPKELVGIKMLGCHRMPYPYVVYYCHGHKSGARVFEISLVTDDGRQRVVGPAVCHMNTSMWNADHVAFKVLKIEPRSAPVCHFFPLDNIVWLAN from the exons ATGGCTTCTTTGCGATTTTTTGTTACCTTCCCCAccgtcctcttcctcttctctctg CTGGTCGTGGAGGCACATACTTCAAGAAAGATGATATCAAATAAGGAACAAGAAGGCCAAGATATTACTCATTTGCTCAAAGATGGTGAATTCGAGGATCCTTCAATGTACATGTTTTTCAACTTCAATGATCTTAGACTAGGAGCCAAATTGCTCGTTTACTTCGACAAAAACGAACTTCGAACACTTCCTCCACTTCTCACACGACAAGAAGCTGATCTCATTCCTTTCACTAAGTCAAAGCTTGACTTCCTTCTCAATCACTTCTCTGTCTCCAAAGAGTCTCCTCAAGGGAAAGCCATGAAGGAGACGTTGGTACGTTGTAACTACAAGGCTATTGAAGGAGAGTATAAGTTTTGTGGGACCTCGTTGGAGTCAATGCTTGATCTTGCAAAGAAAACAATAGCGTCTAATGCTGATATCAAGGTCATGACGACTAAAGTAATTGCTCAAAACACTATAAGCTACGCTTTACATAATTATACCTTCGCCGAGACTCCGAAGGAGCTTGTTGGGATTAAAATGTTGGGATGTCACAGAATGCCATACCCTTATGTAGTTTACTATTGCCATGGTCACAAAAGTGGAGCCAGAGTCTTTGAGATTAGTCTGGTCACAGATGATGGGAGACAACGGGTAGTGGGACCTGCTGTCTGTCATATGAACACGTCTATGTGGAACGCTGATCATGTAGCTTTCAAGGTGTTGAAGATAGAGCCAAGGTCCGCACCGGTTTGCCACTTCTTCCCTCTTGATAACATCGTGTGGTTAGCAAACTAG
- the LOC108860708 gene encoding uncharacterized protein LOC108860708 has translation MDGIGGNQRRRASWEDDQITSNQRRRTNPALMVTDEPPQNDGVQSQVWEDDRVVVAMNEPPRNDVVVVQTGDDDDNDAARLLPLSLSLRQPTPYSSSQIASSPTPLRLAPPSPVAPMQTWSPRYLMARFPPSYQPYFATTSPPPSYLLPSSFSYSPYQTLSRGPSAPIHPPPPPYAPPFDFLTPAVRPVSSSALVVESRRSYRSQSNRNNRKDDDTIPPPYPWATSKRGAIQSLENLESKQITTITGNVQCKHCEKVYQMSYDLREKFSEVVSVFASLKRLMRERAPAFWTNPEPMRCELCGRDKAVKPVIAQRKSQINWLFLLLGQMLGYCTLEQLKNFCKHSKSHRTGAKDRVLYLTYLGLCKMLEPDSELFNRGGR, from the coding sequence ATGGACGGTATCGGTGGCAACCAGAGGAGAAGAGCTAGCTGGGAAGACGATCAGATCACCAGCAATCAACGCCGTCGAACAAACCCAGCGTTAATGGTGACGGACGAGCCTCCTCAAAACGACGGCGTCCAGTCTCAAGTTTGGGAAGACGATCGGGTAGTGGTGGCGATGAACGAGCCTCCTCGAAACGACGTCGTCGTCGTACAGactggtgatgatgatgataacgaCGCCGCACGACTCCTTCCTCTCTCACTGAGCTTGCGCCAGCCAACACCGTACTCCTCCTCTCAGATCGCGTCGTCGCCGACGCCGCTTCGTCTAGCACCGCCATCGCCTGTCGCTCCGATGCAGACGTGGTCGCCACGTTACCTGATGGCGCGGTTCCCTCCGTCGTATCAGCCTTATTTCGCGACGACATCACCGCCGCCGTCGTATCTACTCCCGTCGTCGTTCAGCTACTCTCCGTACCAGACACTCTCTCGAGGACCGTCAGCACCGATTCATCCCCCGCCGCCACCGTACGCTCCGCCGTTCGATTTCCTCACTCCAGCCGTTAGACCAGTATCCTCCTCCGCCCTGGTCGTCGAATCGCGTCGGAGTTACAGATCGCAATCAAACCGTAACAACCGAAAAGACGACGACACCATCCCGCCGCCGTATCCCTGGGCGACGAGCAAACGCGGAGCGATACAGAGCCTGGAGAATCTCGAATCGAAGCAGATCACCACCATCACAGGCAACGTGCAGTGCAAGCACTGCGAGAAAGTGTACCAGATGAGCTACGATCTGAGGGAGAAGTTCTCCGAGGTGGTTAGCGTCTTTGCGTCGCTCAAGAGGCTCATGAGGGAGCGAGCCCCGGCGTTCTGGACGAATCCGGAGCCGATGAGGTGCGAGCTTTGCGGACGTGACAAGGCGGTGAAGCCGGTGATTGCTCAGAGGAAGAGTCAGATCAACTGGCTGTTTTTGCTTTTGGGGCAGATGCTGGGTTACTGTACGTTGGAGCAGCTCAAGAATTTCTGCAAACACTCCAAGAGTCACCGGACCGGAGCTAAGGATCGTGTGCTTTACTTGACGTATCTGGGTCTTTGCAAGATGCTTGAGCCTGACAGTGAGCTCTTTAACCGTGGTGGTAGGTAA